A genomic stretch from Prochlorococcus marinus str. MIT 9312 includes:
- a CDS encoding type II secretion system protein: MSLNKIFEKKNGYSISELSVVLAIFGGLIFLGQFVYQDIVRKARQAVAATYVDQVLTTAHASIIQNDYLPEGWEEIGDIPSGPLESCEKYNSDCSGEIKVIQKGNYLIGMYSNDSELRVSAWRFSNEGSTSRNMSVFGCVSKNGSRSIYKWGKNEYYQGPGWHMQSNPWNACSY; the protein is encoded by the coding sequence ATGAGTTTAAATAAAATATTTGAAAAAAAGAATGGATATAGTATTTCTGAATTATCAGTTGTTTTGGCTATATTTGGAGGCTTAATTTTTTTAGGACAATTTGTTTATCAGGATATAGTTCGTAAAGCTAGACAAGCTGTGGCCGCAACTTATGTTGATCAGGTGCTAACAACAGCTCATGCATCTATTATTCAAAATGATTATCTCCCAGAAGGATGGGAAGAAATAGGAGATATTCCATCGGGCCCTCTGGAAAGTTGTGAAAAATATAATTCTGATTGTAGTGGAGAAATTAAAGTGATTCAAAAGGGTAATTATCTAATTGGAATGTACTCCAATGATTCTGAATTAAGAGTTAGTGCATGGAGATTTAGCAATGAAGGTTCAACTTCAAGAAATATGAGTGTCTTTGGTTGTGTTTCTAAGAATGGCTCACGATCAATTTATAAATGGGGTAAAAACGAATATTACCAAGGGCCAGGCTGGCATATGCAATCAAATCCTTGGAATGCTTGTTCATACTAA
- a CDS encoding NmrA/HSCARG family protein: MRNLIKKNSRPVIAVTMASGRQGSSVVRHLSQSGVFQIRAITRSPYSKRAKVLANLPNVEIVQGDLLEPESLKRVFSGAYGIFGNTTPTKGWVLGRGSMVRQYEIEQGRNLVDVVKQLADLGTLKHFVFSSVCKPKDPLRNEPAPGHFTSKWNIEEYILINGLKKLSTILRPVSYFENFDSDLPGVKISESIFPGIVHKDKVWQTIAVDDVGLWTRAVFEHPKRFLGESMNIAGEEMTGQEMAALWQKINLKESPSVRYSMVPRKLMNVIEHDIALMASWIERAGYGADLKALKVLANELNITMTTLSCWLKGKASINTKKRLPNIDLQRRYLIRE, encoded by the coding sequence ATGAGGAACTTAATCAAAAAAAACTCTAGGCCAGTAATTGCAGTGACAATGGCCTCCGGTCGACAGGGGTCTTCAGTCGTAAGGCATTTGTCCCAAAGTGGTGTTTTTCAGATTCGAGCAATTACTCGTTCTCCCTATAGTAAGCGGGCTAAGGTTTTGGCCAACTTGCCAAATGTTGAAATTGTTCAAGGAGATCTCCTTGAACCAGAAAGCTTAAAAAGAGTTTTTTCAGGGGCTTACGGAATTTTTGGCAATACGACGCCCACAAAAGGGTGGGTATTGGGCCGTGGAAGCATGGTTCGTCAATATGAAATAGAGCAAGGGAGAAACTTAGTAGATGTTGTAAAGCAACTTGCTGACTTAGGTACATTAAAGCACTTTGTTTTTAGTTCGGTTTGCAAACCCAAGGACCCTCTAAGGAATGAGCCAGCACCAGGACATTTCACAAGCAAGTGGAATATTGAGGAATACATTCTGATTAATGGGTTGAAAAAACTTTCAACAATTCTTCGACCTGTTAGCTACTTTGAGAATTTCGATAGTGATCTTCCTGGTGTGAAGATTTCCGAATCAATTTTTCCGGGAATTGTTCATAAAGACAAAGTTTGGCAAACCATCGCAGTTGATGATGTTGGACTATGGACAAGGGCTGTTTTTGAACACCCCAAAAGGTTTTTGGGAGAATCAATGAATATTGCTGGAGAAGAGATGACAGGGCAGGAAATGGCAGCTCTATGGCAAAAAATAAACCTTAAGGAATCTCCTTCAGTCCGCTATTCAATGGTCCCACGCAAACTTATGAATGTCATTGAGCACGATATTGCGCTAATGGCTAGTTGGATAGAAAGAGCAGGTTATGGAGCAGACTTGAAAGCACTAAAAGTCCTAGCGAATGAGCTAAACATAACTATGACCACTCTATCTTGCTGGCTTAAGGGAAAGGCATCAATCAATACAAAAAAAAGATTGCCTAACATTGATTTACAAAGAAGATACTTAATTAGAGAATAA
- a CDS encoding high light inducible protein, translating into MVDFKDNFSSESFYPDSNYYLDQDNTPKETLVSEDQIFNTGGIFEWPNSYWYIAERTNGRLAMIGFMAVIINYTLFGWIAYPIL; encoded by the coding sequence ATGGTTGACTTTAAAGATAATTTTTCAAGCGAAAGCTTTTACCCAGATAGTAATTATTATCTTGATCAGGACAATACTCCTAAAGAGACTCTTGTTTCAGAAGACCAAATATTTAATACGGGAGGAATTTTTGAATGGCCAAATAGCTATTGGTATATTGCGGAAAGAACAAATGGAAGGCTTGCAATGATAGGCTTTATGGCTGTCATTATTAATTACACCTTATTTGGTTGGATAGCATATCCAATCCTTTAA
- a CDS encoding ABC transporter permease subunit (The N-terminal region of this protein, as described by TIGR01726, is a three transmembrane segment that identifies a subfamily of ABC transporter permease subunits, which specificities that include histidine, arginine, glutamine, glutamate, L-cystine (sic), the opines (in Agrobacterium) octopine and nopaline, etc.), whose amino-acid sequence MSKNKKIFFQILLVFGVLGFLGILTNNLIINLTRTGIGFNFNWLTKPASFSLAEHPLPYSPSDSYAWALFMGWMNSLKVIISSLVLASFIGTLIGFLRVGKNSFFRIITAGYITVIRQTPLLIQLMCWYFVGFLSIRNNSFLNLSNVVNISNKGIELFGLNLSSEFSALLFGLSIFSSAFIAEVIRGGIQSVPVGQWEAFRSLGISEKQGFIKIIIPQALPAFIPGLTSQYLNLAKNSTLAIAIGYADIYAINDTIINQTGRAVECFMILLCSFLILNLVITKVMGIIDKSIMKTRI is encoded by the coding sequence ATGAGTAAAAATAAAAAAATATTTTTTCAGATTCTTTTGGTGTTTGGAGTTCTTGGTTTTTTAGGGATATTAACTAATAACTTAATCATTAATCTTACAAGAACTGGCATAGGATTCAATTTTAATTGGTTAACAAAGCCGGCAAGCTTTTCTTTGGCAGAACATCCCTTGCCCTATAGTCCTTCGGACAGTTATGCTTGGGCCCTTTTTATGGGATGGATGAATAGCTTGAAAGTTATTATTTCATCTCTTGTTTTAGCATCTTTTATTGGAACGTTAATAGGTTTTTTGAGAGTAGGTAAAAATTCATTTTTTAGAATTATTACTGCTGGATATATCACAGTTATTAGACAGACTCCACTTTTAATTCAACTTATGTGTTGGTATTTTGTTGGATTTCTAAGTATAAGAAATAATTCTTTTTTGAATTTAAGTAATGTAGTTAATATTTCCAATAAAGGGATAGAGTTATTTGGACTTAATTTATCTTCAGAGTTTTCAGCATTATTATTTGGTTTAAGCATATTTTCAAGCGCATTTATTGCAGAAGTAATTCGAGGTGGAATTCAGTCTGTTCCTGTAGGTCAATGGGAAGCTTTTCGAAGTTTAGGTATTTCCGAAAAACAAGGATTTATTAAAATAATAATACCTCAAGCATTACCAGCTTTTATTCCAGGACTTACGAGTCAATATCTAAATCTTGCAAAAAATAGCACACTTGCAATAGCTATAGGCTACGCAGATATATATGCAATAAATGACACGATCATCAACCAAACAGGAAGAGCTGTAGAGTGCTTTATGATTTTGCTTTGCAGTTTTTTAATCCTTAATTTAGTAATAACAAAAGTAATGGGGATCATTGATAAATCAATAATGAAAACAAGGATATAA
- a CDS encoding amino acid ABC transporter substrate-binding protein translates to MMNRLFFGIAAFGLLLTGCASNQNDNISRLSLIQERDELICGVSGKIPGFSFIERDGSYKGLDVDICKAFAAAIIGDSEKIQFRPLTAAERFLAIKTGDIDLLSRNTTLTLSRDSFGGNGLTFAPVVFHDGQGLMVKKNSGIESIQELANKSICVGSGTTTEQNINDTFESLSLPYVPIKYQDLNQVVAGYLQGRCQAMTSDRSQLAAARSGFKNAKDHIILDDVLSKEPLAPASDGSEQKLADAMRWTVFALIAAEEQGITQSNIADRLQLAKNNPQLKSLRRFLGVDGGLGEKIGLRNDFVVNVIKATGNYGEIYDRNLGIDSDVPIPRGLNEIYSKGGLHISPPFN, encoded by the coding sequence ATGATGAATAGATTATTCTTTGGAATTGCCGCTTTTGGTCTGCTTTTAACTGGTTGTGCTAGTAATCAAAACGATAATATTTCTAGGCTATCCCTAATACAAGAAAGAGATGAATTAATTTGCGGGGTAAGTGGAAAAATTCCAGGTTTTAGCTTTATTGAAAGAGACGGAAGTTATAAAGGATTAGACGTAGATATATGTAAAGCCTTTGCTGCAGCAATAATAGGAGATTCAGAAAAAATTCAGTTTAGACCTCTAACTGCTGCTGAAAGATTTTTAGCTATTAAAACAGGAGATATTGATTTGTTATCAAGGAACACTACTTTAACTCTTAGTAGAGATTCTTTTGGAGGTAATGGGTTAACTTTCGCTCCTGTAGTTTTTCATGATGGGCAAGGGTTAATGGTTAAAAAAAATAGTGGTATTGAAAGTATTCAAGAACTCGCTAATAAGTCTATATGTGTAGGTTCAGGAACAACTACTGAGCAAAATATTAATGACACTTTTGAAAGTCTCTCGCTCCCTTATGTCCCAATTAAATATCAAGATCTTAATCAGGTAGTAGCAGGATATCTACAAGGTAGATGTCAAGCGATGACCTCTGATCGATCTCAATTAGCAGCAGCTAGATCAGGTTTTAAGAATGCAAAAGATCATATTATCCTTGATGATGTTTTAAGTAAGGAGCCTTTAGCACCTGCATCAGATGGGTCTGAACAGAAACTTGCCGATGCTATGAGATGGACAGTTTTTGCTTTGATTGCTGCTGAAGAGCAAGGTATAACCCAATCAAATATTGCTGATAGGCTCCAGCTCGCAAAAAATAATCCACAATTAAAATCATTAAGAAGATTTCTTGGGGTTGATGGAGGCTTAGGAGAAAAAATCGGATTAAGAAATGACTTCGTAGTTAATGTTATAAAAGCTACTGGAAATTATGGTGAAATTTATGATAGAAATCTTGGGATAGATAGCGATGTACCTATTCCAAGAGGATTGAATGAAATTTACAGTAAAGGTGGTTTACATATCTCTCCACCATTTAATTGA
- a CDS encoding DUF1651 domain-containing protein, with protein sequence MDSEARKITEEAWLICPNWIEVRRFTKNKNNKDKFFEYMFIDSGIVVGALGENPPLMKTRKEIKIDDARKEYQQLITLGWQVTEPKW encoded by the coding sequence ATGGATAGTGAAGCAAGAAAGATAACAGAGGAAGCATGGTTAATATGTCCTAACTGGATTGAGGTAAGAAGATTTACGAAGAATAAGAATAATAAGGATAAGTTTTTTGAGTATATGTTTATTGATAGTGGAATAGTTGTTGGAGCGTTAGGTGAAAATCCACCGCTTATGAAGACAAGAAAAGAGATAAAAATAGATGATGCTCGCAAAGAGTACCAACAATTAATTACTTTAGGATGGCAAGTAACTGAACCTAAATGGTAA
- a CDS encoding YSC84-related protein → MTRKFFFVALLIFPQYLTSVQSSAFNESQLNKISDELLISGWKPLLDKNIKDKKASDKTIKALNKFKNISSLKPYFKKARGYAVFPNVGKGGIGIGGARGSGEVFEKGNVIGKTTLTQVSIGFQLGGQAFSQIIFFKDKKSLERFTEGNFEFGASASAALISEGANASADYSDGVAVLTYSKGGLMYEASIGGQKFSFEEY, encoded by the coding sequence ATGACTAGAAAGTTTTTTTTTGTTGCACTATTAATTTTTCCGCAATATTTAACTTCAGTTCAATCATCTGCTTTTAATGAATCTCAATTAAATAAAATTTCAGATGAATTATTAATTTCTGGTTGGAAACCATTATTAGATAAAAATATTAAAGATAAAAAAGCTAGTGATAAGACAATAAAGGCATTAAATAAGTTTAAAAACATATCCTCTTTGAAACCCTACTTTAAAAAAGCTAGAGGTTACGCTGTTTTCCCAAATGTAGGAAAAGGAGGAATTGGAATCGGAGGAGCTAGAGGTAGTGGTGAGGTATTTGAAAAAGGAAATGTTATTGGAAAAACCACCTTAACTCAAGTATCAATCGGCTTTCAATTAGGTGGACAAGCATTTAGCCAAATTATCTTTTTCAAAGATAAGAAATCTCTTGAGAGATTTACTGAAGGTAATTTTGAATTTGGGGCATCAGCTAGTGCAGCATTAATTTCAGAGGGAGCTAATGCATCTGCTGATTACAGTGATGGAGTTGCAGTTCTTACGTACTCAAAAGGAGGCCTTATGTATGAAGCAAGCATAGGAGGGCAAAAGTTTAGCTTTGAAGAATACTAA